Proteins from a genomic interval of Corynebacterium freiburgense:
- a CDS encoding HNH endonuclease, with protein MAGWGGRSASRLRVLTLATYGTICHLCLRDGADTADHVVPRSAGGDDSIENLRPAHASCNSARRDMPLDMWFAKYPVRPGKTLPPSRRW; from the coding sequence ATGGCTGGTTGGGGTGGGCGATCTGCGTCGCGGCTGCGGGTGTTGACGTTGGCGACGTACGGCACGATCTGCCATTTGTGCTTGCGTGATGGTGCTGACACAGCCGATCATGTGGTGCCTCGTTCGGCTGGTGGTGATGATTCGATCGAGAATCTTCGTCCGGCGCACGCCAGTTGCAATTCAGCCCGCCGTGATATGCCGCTTGATATGTGGTTCGCGAAATACCCAGTGCGACCTGGGAAAACTCTGCCGCCGAGTCGCCGATGGTGA
- a CDS encoding helix-turn-helix domain-containing protein, which yields MEQQQLLSTHEVAKLFRVNRSTVHRWVKQGILAPVLKSSTQTGTYIFSEYDVRELLDRKAVA from the coding sequence ATGGAACAGCAACAGTTGCTATCTACGCATGAGGTGGCAAAACTATTTAGGGTTAACCGATCGACGGTTCATCGTTGGGTGAAGCAAGGGATTTTGGCACCGGTTTTGAAAAGTTCAACTCAAACGGGAACCTATATTTTTTCGGAATATGATGTTCGCGAACTGCTTGACCGGAAGGCAGTGGCGTGA
- a CDS encoding acetyl-CoA hydrolase/transferase family protein, producing MSDRIANAKLRGKVMTAEEAAQFVNHGDKVGISGFTGAGYPKVLPAAIADRAKEAHARGEEYMIDLFTGASTAPDCDGVLAEADAIHFRTPYQSDPILRNKINDGTSYYADYHLSESGLYVEQGFFGKMNVAIVEAVRITEEGHIVPSSSVGNNVEYLDAAEKIIIEVNSWQSEELEGMADIWRNKKLPNRVPIPITEPGQRIGTTYIDIDVDKVVAVVETDLPDRNAPFKPIDEQSKQIAGHFLDFLEGEVAAGRLTYDGYRMQSGVGNVPNAVMSGLLDSKFENIQAYTEVIQDGMVDLIDAGKMTVASATSFSLSPEYAERMNREASKYAKQIILRPQQVSNHPEVVRRLGLICTNGLIEADIYGNVNSTNVIGSRMMNGVGGSADFTRNGYISSFITPSDAKGGAISAIVPFVSHVDHTEQDVKVIITEYGYADLRGLAPRQRVEKIIALAHPDYRPLLEEYYERALHLAKERKTLQTPHDLATAFSFHQRFAETGTMKKS from the coding sequence ATGTCCGATCGGATCGCAAACGCCAAGCTTCGCGGCAAGGTCATGACTGCAGAGGAGGCTGCGCAGTTCGTCAACCACGGCGACAAGGTAGGAATCTCCGGGTTTACCGGCGCAGGCTACCCAAAGGTACTTCCAGCAGCCATTGCAGACCGCGCTAAAGAGGCCCACGCACGCGGCGAAGAATACATGATCGACCTCTTTACCGGTGCCTCCACAGCTCCGGACTGTGACGGTGTTCTTGCCGAAGCTGATGCAATCCACTTCCGCACCCCATATCAATCAGATCCGATCCTGCGGAACAAAATCAATGATGGTACGTCTTACTATGCCGATTACCACCTTTCCGAATCTGGCCTATATGTAGAACAAGGCTTTTTTGGCAAGATGAATGTGGCCATTGTTGAAGCGGTGCGTATTACCGAAGAAGGCCATATCGTTCCATCCTCCTCGGTGGGCAATAATGTGGAATACCTCGACGCAGCAGAAAAGATCATTATCGAGGTCAACTCCTGGCAATCCGAAGAACTCGAAGGCATGGCCGACATTTGGCGCAATAAGAAGCTGCCAAACCGTGTGCCAATCCCAATTACCGAGCCAGGCCAGCGCATTGGTACCACCTACATTGATATTGATGTAGATAAAGTGGTTGCGGTTGTAGAGACAGACCTTCCAGACCGCAACGCCCCATTTAAGCCAATCGACGAACAGTCCAAGCAAATCGCTGGGCACTTCCTGGACTTCCTTGAAGGTGAAGTTGCTGCAGGTCGCCTTACCTATGATGGCTACCGCATGCAATCCGGCGTTGGCAATGTTCCAAACGCCGTAATGAGCGGCCTGCTTGACTCCAAGTTCGAGAATATTCAGGCCTACACCGAGGTTATCCAAGACGGCATGGTTGACCTTATCGACGCAGGCAAAATGACCGTCGCGTCCGCGACGTCGTTCTCCCTCTCGCCGGAATACGCAGAGCGCATGAACCGTGAGGCATCCAAGTACGCCAAGCAAATCATCCTCCGCCCACAACAGGTCTCCAACCACCCTGAGGTTGTACGCCGCCTGGGCCTGATCTGCACCAATGGCCTAATCGAGGCTGATATCTACGGCAACGTCAACTCCACCAATGTCATCGGCTCCCGCATGATGAACGGTGTGGGTGGCTCCGCGGACTTCACCCGCAATGGCTACATCAGCTCCTTTATCACCCCATCCGATGCAAAGGGCGGTGCTATTTCTGCGATCGTGCCATTCGTATCCCACGTTGACCACACCGAACAAGACGTGAAGGTCATTATTACCGAATACGGTTACGCAGACCTCCGTGGCCTGGCACCACGCCAGCGCGTAGAAAAGATCATTGCCCTTGCGCACCCAGACTACCGTCCGCTGCTCGAAGAATACTACGAGCGTGCACTTCACCTAGCCAAGGAACGCAAGACCCTGCAAACCCCGCATGATCTGGCAACCGCATTCAGCTTCCACCAGCGCTTCGCTGAGACCGGCACCATGAAGAAGAGCTAA
- the dusB gene encoding tRNA dihydrouridine synthase DusB, translated as MTLKIGPLTLQSPVVLAPMAGVTNIAFRGLCREQEREKTGTVSGLYVCEMVTARALAERNEKTMRMTAFAEDESPRSMQLYTTDPKYTYEAAKMIAEENMADHIDMNFGCPVPKVTRRGGGSALPYKRRLFANIVAAAVRATEGTNIPVTVKFRVGIDAAHHTHLDAGRIAAEQGAQAVALHARTAAQRYSGSADWREIANLKTHMIAHGFADIPVLGNGDIFAAEDALAMMEQTSCDGVVIGRGCLGRPWLFAELSAVLRGIEKPAQPTLGEVTQIIIRHAELLSEHMGEEHGCRDMRKHMGWYLRGFPVGGDTRRDLARIRTLAELRETLAPWSDSPALANDHDGARGRQGSPGKVILPEGWLDDPEDDTVPVGAEIDNSGG; from the coding sequence GTGACACTGAAGATCGGACCCCTTACACTGCAATCTCCTGTAGTACTCGCGCCAATGGCGGGCGTAACCAATATTGCTTTTCGCGGCTTGTGCCGCGAACAGGAGCGCGAAAAAACCGGAACCGTGTCAGGCCTCTATGTGTGTGAAATGGTCACCGCCCGCGCCCTAGCGGAGCGCAATGAAAAAACCATGCGCATGACCGCTTTTGCGGAGGATGAAAGCCCGCGGTCTATGCAGCTCTACACTACCGACCCCAAATACACATACGAAGCTGCGAAAATGATTGCGGAAGAAAATATGGCCGATCACATAGATATGAATTTCGGGTGCCCAGTGCCTAAAGTCACGCGACGCGGCGGTGGTTCGGCGCTGCCCTATAAACGCCGTCTTTTCGCTAACATTGTCGCCGCTGCTGTCCGCGCCACCGAAGGCACCAATATTCCCGTAACCGTGAAATTTCGGGTCGGCATTGACGCAGCTCACCACACGCATCTCGACGCCGGGCGTATCGCCGCCGAGCAAGGCGCCCAGGCCGTAGCACTCCACGCCCGAACAGCTGCCCAACGGTATTCTGGATCCGCAGATTGGCGGGAGATTGCCAACCTGAAAACCCATATGATTGCACACGGGTTTGCAGATATACCGGTGCTGGGAAATGGTGATATCTTTGCCGCCGAAGATGCCTTGGCAATGATGGAACAAACCAGTTGCGATGGCGTGGTTATCGGCAGGGGATGTCTTGGTCGTCCTTGGCTATTTGCGGAATTGTCAGCCGTACTACGGGGCATTGAAAAGCCAGCACAGCCGACACTTGGCGAAGTAACCCAGATTATTATTCGCCACGCCGAACTCCTATCAGAACACATGGGCGAGGAACATGGATGCCGTGATATGCGTAAACACATGGGTTGGTATCTCCGCGGATTCCCGGTAGGCGGCGACACCCGGCGCGACCTTGCCCGCATCCGTACCCTTGCCGAACTGCGGGAAACCCTAGCCCCATGGTCCGACTCCCCCGCACTCGCCAATGACCACGATGGAGCCCGCGGACGTCAAGGCTCCCCTGGAAAAGTCATTCTCCCCGAAGGCTGGCTCGATGACCCGGAAGACGACACAGTACCCGTCGGCGCCGAAATCGACAATTCCGGCGGATAA
- the mshD gene encoding mycothiol synthase, with translation MELRHATTLPEPLLAQAFALCDAATAADGFAPLSEQFLRGLTENNTHVLLFAPELVALAAYDGATAELVVHPDHRRRGYATALIDALPATSIWAHGNLPEAQALAAKLNMVEARKLLVMGIEGEALRDAKQYSLPEGFSESHYQALGEAVLPIWLQVNNEAFSWHPEQGNWDLLRLEKAIDVPWFSPSGVRFLLDPEGNIAGFHWTKQHSEELGEIYVVGLGENYRGTGLGGPLISLGLAHLVEIGCSKVILYVEADNQPAVAAYQHLGFTIEEEHVVYQAQ, from the coding sequence ATGGAACTTCGACATGCGACCACATTGCCAGAACCGCTACTCGCTCAAGCATTTGCACTTTGCGACGCTGCGACCGCCGCCGATGGGTTCGCACCATTGTCCGAACAATTCCTTCGGGGGCTCACCGAAAACAACACTCATGTGCTCTTATTCGCACCAGAACTCGTCGCACTGGCGGCCTATGACGGAGCAACAGCAGAACTGGTGGTCCACCCAGACCATCGCCGCCGCGGATACGCCACCGCACTTATCGACGCCCTGCCCGCCACCAGTATCTGGGCTCACGGCAATCTCCCGGAAGCCCAAGCCCTAGCCGCAAAACTCAATATGGTGGAAGCTCGAAAGCTTCTGGTTATGGGGATAGAAGGCGAAGCTTTACGCGATGCTAAACAATATTCACTTCCCGAAGGTTTTTCCGAAAGCCACTATCAAGCACTCGGAGAAGCAGTCTTGCCAATCTGGCTCCAGGTAAACAATGAAGCCTTTTCTTGGCATCCTGAACAAGGGAACTGGGATCTATTGCGGCTAGAAAAAGCGATCGACGTACCCTGGTTTTCCCCAAGTGGTGTCCGATTCCTGCTCGACCCAGAAGGCAATATCGCCGGATTCCACTGGACAAAGCAACATTCCGAGGAACTCGGTGAAATATATGTGGTGGGTCTCGGCGAAAATTATCGAGGTACAGGGCTTGGGGGGCCTTTGATCAGTCTGGGTCTAGCTCACTTGGTGGAAATTGGATGTAGCAAAGTAATCCTCTATGTGGAAGCCGATAATCAACCAGCGGTTGCGGCGTACCAGCACCTCGGATTCACCATTGAGGAAGAGCATGTGGTGTATCAAGCCCAATAG
- a CDS encoding LmeA family phospholipid-binding protein has protein sequence MKRTIALVIAVILGGAYAVDNAYAANLERRIGEETRAHANLDATPKIYLGGVPYAQALITGEIPIISSEVLDVDVPRLGMVNARTEARGIEVTPEQVRKGDITGAKAGLLTRRISMDGVALGHLLDMTDLDISHPNDISPNGGDAAEVRLRGTPPGETEPVTELAKLRIIGDTINIIPESNEAFALTFTNAELPLTAPASKIFVAGGSIYVESLERNVLLDAADLSPLSRTT, from the coding sequence GTGAAACGCACAATTGCCCTTGTGATCGCCGTAATTTTGGGCGGCGCCTATGCAGTGGATAATGCTTATGCCGCCAACCTTGAACGTCGCATCGGTGAAGAGACACGCGCACATGCAAATTTGGACGCCACTCCAAAAATTTATTTGGGTGGGGTGCCTTATGCACAAGCTCTTATCACCGGAGAAATCCCGATCATTAGTTCGGAGGTACTGGATGTGGATGTGCCACGACTCGGAATGGTGAACGCCCGTACGGAGGCTCGTGGAATCGAAGTTACACCCGAACAAGTCCGCAAGGGCGATATTACTGGCGCAAAAGCAGGCTTGCTCACTCGTCGCATCAGTATGGATGGCGTGGCACTCGGACATTTATTGGATATGACCGATCTGGATATTTCACACCCGAACGACATTTCACCAAATGGTGGCGATGCCGCGGAGGTTCGTTTGCGCGGCACACCGCCCGGAGAAACCGAACCTGTGACCGAATTAGCCAAGCTGCGCATTATCGGTGACACGATCAATATCATCCCGGAATCAAATGAAGCATTCGCACTCACGTTCACTAACGCCGAGCTCCCCCTCACCGCTCCTGCCAGCAAGATTTTTGTCGCCGGCGGCAGTATCTACGTTGAATCCCTCGAACGCAATGTGCTTCTCGACGCCGCCGACCTCTCACCGTTGTCGCGCACAACCTAA
- a CDS encoding FABP family protein, with product MSENNNANLDGNEAVNLAAEQAKSTAGLNIASEIEGLDALAVPTDTANLRFGPNLHDGLLALLPLVGVWRGEGQAATTDGDYAFGQQLTFSHNGENYLAYESVVWRLDASGNPTGHDQRETGFWRISLKDEIEVISCHASGVVEILYGNPLNERAWELESASTMVTESGPAQLGPGKRVYGLLPTNELGWVDERLVDNQLLPNMSARLRRVVG from the coding sequence ATGTCTGAAAATAACAACGCAAATCTCGATGGAAATGAAGCCGTAAATCTCGCAGCTGAACAGGCAAAATCAACAGCTGGATTGAATATTGCTTCGGAAATTGAAGGGTTGGATGCATTAGCAGTCCCCACCGATACCGCCAATTTGCGCTTTGGCCCAAATCTTCACGATGGCCTCCTTGCATTACTCCCACTTGTTGGCGTGTGGCGTGGTGAAGGACAAGCCGCAACCACCGATGGCGATTATGCCTTTGGCCAGCAGCTAACATTTAGCCATAATGGGGAAAATTATCTTGCCTACGAATCTGTGGTCTGGCGCCTGGACGCCAGCGGTAACCCTACTGGGCATGATCAGCGGGAAACTGGTTTTTGGCGCATTAGCCTCAAGGATGAAATCGAAGTAATTTCCTGCCATGCCTCAGGTGTTGTGGAAATTCTGTACGGCAATCCCTTAAACGAGCGAGCCTGGGAATTAGAAAGCGCCTCAACCATGGTGACAGAAAGCGGCCCGGCACAACTCGGTCCAGGGAAACGAGTATATGGCTTGCTTCCCACAAACGAGCTCGGCTGGGTGGATGAACGGCTGGTAGATAATCAACTTCTGCCAAATATGTCCGCGCGGTTACGCCGAGTAGTTGGGTAG
- a CDS encoding aminodeoxychorismate lyase: protein MKPTIVVLEPHGGSTRHHNPELPLVYWDDAAVTRGDGIFETLLVRNGKVCNLQRHIDRFQSSAQLLDLPSPDPQHWAQATEEAIESWGNFEATCVWTLTRGRASTGRPSAWITIKPIAENVLEQRKHGVRVMTTPRGYSINTALPGDLGGPPPAPWLTVGAKTLNYAANMAALRYANANGFDDIIYVENGQVLEGATSSVIIVQGTNLYTPTPGGDILPGTTQAALFEHASWKGWDCHTVPIGISDLFDADSVWLISSVRIATRVTALNGKTLNDPGKQANEQLYRMVETALGW, encoded by the coding sequence ATGAAGCCCACAATCGTTGTGCTGGAGCCGCACGGAGGTTCGACTCGGCACCATAATCCTGAACTGCCGCTGGTGTATTGGGACGATGCTGCGGTAACGCGCGGTGACGGCATTTTCGAAACTTTGCTCGTCCGAAATGGCAAGGTGTGCAATCTGCAACGGCATATCGACCGATTCCAATCAAGTGCGCAATTACTAGACCTCCCGAGCCCTGATCCTCAGCACTGGGCACAGGCTACCGAAGAAGCTATTGAATCTTGGGGAAACTTCGAAGCTACGTGCGTTTGGACCCTTACTCGAGGCCGCGCTAGCACTGGCCGCCCGTCTGCCTGGATCACCATAAAACCAATTGCCGAAAATGTGCTTGAACAGCGCAAACACGGTGTTCGCGTGATGACGACACCCCGCGGATACAGCATTAATACGGCACTGCCTGGTGACCTCGGTGGTCCACCCCCGGCACCTTGGCTAACTGTCGGCGCAAAAACCTTGAACTATGCCGCAAATATGGCCGCACTCCGCTATGCAAATGCTAATGGATTCGATGACATTATCTATGTGGAAAACGGCCAGGTGCTTGAGGGGGCCACATCCAGTGTTATTATTGTGCAAGGTACCAACCTATACACGCCGACCCCCGGCGGTGATATCCTTCCCGGCACTACACAAGCTGCCTTATTCGAACACGCATCCTGGAAGGGTTGGGATTGTCACACTGTCCCAATCGGCATTTCAGACCTTTTCGACGCCGATAGTGTCTGGCTTATCAGTTCCGTGCGCATTGCCACTCGTGTTACTGCCCTGAATGGGAAAACCTTGAATGACCCAGGCAAACAAGCTAATGAGCAGTTGTATCGCATGGTGGAAACCGCGCTTGGTTGGTGA
- a CDS encoding CAF17-like 4Fe-4S cluster assembly/insertion protein YgfZ — translation MTRPGAAPASPNIGVAWHYGNPLGEQRGSFLVDRSHHRVLRVSGPDAPTFLNNLLSQQLLDAPTSTAALNLDAQGRILHHVGIWFHNDTFYLEGPAPEIATLKPYLLRMVFWSDVEIKEADFALFTAIGEEPTTGLKRRVQWNGPERWDILIPRDRMDAAVDKLDLPLAGLMAFTAERVKAVEPEVTTDLDAKTIPHEVPAWITSAVHLDKGCYRGQETVARVHNLGRAPRTLVMVHLDGSAPELPEPGAAITAHGRTVGRLGTVVHDCDYGPIALALIKRTALETPDLAVEDVALSIDPDTIPKDEGERPGRVAQNRLRGK, via the coding sequence ATGACCCGCCCCGGCGCGGCACCGGCTTCTCCGAATATTGGTGTGGCTTGGCATTATGGCAACCCACTCGGCGAGCAACGCGGCTCATTTCTCGTCGATCGCTCACACCATCGGGTACTTCGCGTGTCCGGTCCCGACGCCCCAACATTCTTAAACAATCTCCTATCCCAACAGCTTCTCGACGCCCCGACCTCCACGGCTGCGCTCAACCTCGACGCGCAAGGGCGCATTCTCCATCATGTTGGAATCTGGTTCCACAATGACACGTTCTATCTAGAAGGACCGGCGCCCGAAATAGCCACTTTAAAGCCATATCTTCTCCGTATGGTCTTTTGGTCCGATGTGGAAATAAAAGAAGCGGATTTCGCCCTATTTACGGCGATTGGCGAGGAACCCACAACGGGACTCAAGCGACGCGTCCAATGGAACGGCCCCGAGCGGTGGGACATACTCATTCCCAGAGACCGCATGGACGCGGCCGTCGATAAGCTTGATTTGCCACTCGCCGGCCTTATGGCGTTTACCGCCGAACGCGTCAAAGCCGTAGAACCCGAAGTCACCACCGACCTTGACGCCAAAACAATCCCACATGAAGTACCCGCTTGGATCACCTCCGCAGTCCACCTAGACAAAGGTTGCTACCGCGGACAAGAAACCGTCGCCCGAGTACACAACCTTGGCAGAGCACCCCGAACACTGGTCATGGTCCACCTCGACGGATCCGCCCCCGAATTACCCGAACCAGGTGCCGCAATTACCGCCCATGGCCGCACTGTCGGACGCCTCGGCACCGTAGTACACGATTGCGACTACGGCCCCATCGCCCTGGCCCTGATCAAGCGCACCGCCTTGGAAACTCCCGACCTCGCCGTAGAAGACGTAGCGTTGTCCATTGACCCAGACACCATCCCCAAAGACGAAGGAGAACGACCGGGACGCGTCGCCCAAAACCGCCTTCGCGGAAAATAA
- a CDS encoding DUF3073 domain-containing protein, which produces MGRGRAKAKQAKVARQLKYNSPEMDLASLQRELAGKSGNESSRKEDDQYAEWADWDDHDAEDEQSWR; this is translated from the coding sequence ATGGGTCGCGGCCGCGCCAAGGCAAAACAAGCCAAGGTTGCTCGTCAACTGAAGTACAACTCTCCAGAAATGGACCTCGCATCACTACAGCGAGAGCTAGCTGGAAAGTCCGGAAACGAATCCTCACGCAAAGAGGACGACCAGTACGCCGAATGGGCGGACTGGGACGACCACGACGCCGAAGACGAACAGAGCTGGCGATAA
- the purM gene encoding phosphoribosylformylglycinamidine cyclo-ligase — protein sequence MSENADMSSSYAAAGVDIEAGDRAVELFAPHAKRASRPEVRGGLGGFAGLFALGKYREPLLAAGSDGVGTKLAVAQAMNKHDTIGIDLVAMCVDDLVVCGAEPLFLQDYIAVGKVVPEHVAEIVAGIAEGCVQAGCALLGGETAEHPGVMEPSHYDVSATAVGVVEADSVLGPERVRAGDIVIGMKSSGLHSNGYSLARHVLLEKAGLPLDGYMEELGRTLGEELLEPTKIYALDCLALASECETHTFCHVTGGGLAGNLSRVIPEGLTADISRATWTPSQIFRTIAALGKVPQSEMEKTFNMGVGMIAVIAPQDRDRALAMLTARHIEAWELGTIRKAENNDTNRVNMIGEHPGY from the coding sequence ATGAGTGAAAACGCCGACATGAGCAGTTCATATGCCGCCGCAGGTGTGGATATCGAAGCAGGAGATAGGGCTGTCGAATTATTTGCCCCACATGCAAAGCGAGCGTCTCGCCCGGAGGTTCGAGGCGGCCTTGGGGGATTCGCAGGTTTATTCGCACTTGGGAAATACCGCGAACCATTGCTGGCGGCCGGTTCCGACGGCGTCGGCACGAAATTGGCCGTAGCCCAAGCTATGAACAAACACGACACCATCGGCATCGATTTAGTTGCCATGTGTGTCGACGACCTTGTAGTATGCGGTGCCGAACCGCTGTTTCTCCAAGATTATATAGCCGTAGGCAAAGTAGTACCCGAACATGTAGCCGAAATCGTAGCGGGTATTGCAGAAGGGTGTGTGCAAGCCGGATGTGCCCTCCTTGGCGGCGAAACGGCAGAACACCCAGGCGTTATGGAACCTAGCCACTACGACGTCTCTGCCACAGCAGTAGGCGTTGTAGAAGCCGACAGTGTCCTAGGCCCCGAACGAGTACGTGCTGGCGACATCGTAATCGGCATGAAATCCAGCGGCCTCCACTCGAACGGATATTCACTAGCGCGGCACGTACTTTTAGAAAAAGCTGGACTTCCTCTCGACGGCTATATGGAAGAACTTGGCCGAACCCTAGGCGAAGAGCTTCTTGAACCCACAAAAATCTATGCACTTGACTGCTTAGCACTTGCATCCGAATGTGAAACCCACACCTTCTGCCATGTCACCGGGGGAGGGCTCGCAGGAAACCTCTCTCGAGTAATCCCCGAGGGACTTACAGCGGACATTAGCCGTGCAACATGGACCCCAAGCCAAATCTTCCGGACCATTGCAGCACTCGGCAAAGTACCACAAAGTGAAATGGAAAAAACTTTCAATATGGGGGTGGGGATGATCGCAGTTATCGCTCCACAAGATCGAGACCGCGCACTCGCCATGCTGACAGCACGCCATATTGAAGCCTGGGAACTCGGCACAATCCGCAAAGCCGAAAACAATGACACCAACCGCGTAAACATGATTGGCGAACACCCCGGCTACTAA
- the purF gene encoding amidophosphoribosyltransferase → MEKSLRATIHRPAPTNNDGFDDHGEQAPREECGVFGVWAPGEEVSKLTYYGMYALQHRGQEAAGIAVGDGDQIVVFKDIGLVSQIFDEKTLESLRGDVAIGHTRYSTAGGICWENAQPMFRVSPDGTDVALGHNGNLVNYTELLDEAATKGLVDKANSPSDSDVMCALLADGMRDGQSVVDSAKSLLPRIEGAFCLTFTDGTTLYAARDPYGVRPLALGRLERGWVVASETAALDIVGASFVREVEPGELISINEAGIRSERFGETNHKGCVFEYVYLARPDSIIRGRAVNATRVEIGRRLAQECPAEGDLVIPVPDSGTPAAVGYAQGSGIPFGQGLVKNAYVGRTFIQPSQTIRQLGIRLKLNPLREVIAGKRLVVVDDSIVRGNTQRALIRMLREAGAAEVHVRIASPPVKWPCFYGIDFASPGELLANCVEGDDEEAIVQAVGTAIGADSLGFVSVDNMVEATRQKRNELCCACFDGKYPLGLPKGNHNADLVRTMQNTM, encoded by the coding sequence TTGGAGAAATCCCTGCGCGCGACAATTCACCGTCCCGCGCCCACCAACAATGACGGATTCGATGACCACGGCGAACAAGCGCCCCGCGAAGAATGTGGTGTTTTCGGGGTATGGGCACCAGGGGAGGAGGTGTCCAAACTGACGTACTACGGCATGTATGCGTTGCAGCATCGTGGTCAAGAAGCTGCAGGCATTGCTGTTGGTGATGGTGACCAGATCGTTGTATTTAAAGATATCGGATTGGTCTCTCAAATCTTTGACGAAAAAACTCTCGAATCGCTGCGTGGTGACGTGGCCATTGGCCATACGCGCTATTCCACCGCAGGCGGAATCTGCTGGGAAAACGCGCAGCCGATGTTTCGGGTTTCTCCAGATGGTACGGATGTAGCGCTTGGACACAATGGAAACCTGGTGAACTACACCGAGTTACTAGATGAGGCAGCCACGAAGGGGCTCGTTGATAAAGCGAACAGCCCTTCGGACTCCGATGTAATGTGTGCTCTGCTCGCCGACGGAATGCGTGATGGGCAATCCGTGGTCGATTCCGCCAAATCACTGCTGCCGCGAATCGAAGGAGCTTTCTGCCTAACGTTTACCGACGGCACGACCCTCTACGCAGCCAGAGACCCATATGGAGTTCGCCCGTTAGCGCTCGGGAGGTTAGAGCGTGGCTGGGTTGTGGCCTCGGAAACTGCAGCTCTTGACATTGTTGGTGCTTCATTTGTGCGGGAAGTTGAACCCGGCGAACTGATTAGCATTAATGAAGCTGGAATTCGCTCCGAACGCTTCGGTGAAACCAACCATAAGGGTTGTGTTTTCGAATATGTCTATTTAGCGAGGCCAGATTCAATTATTCGAGGTCGCGCAGTGAACGCAACGCGCGTGGAAATTGGGCGTCGATTAGCACAAGAGTGCCCAGCTGAAGGTGACCTGGTAATTCCAGTTCCTGACTCTGGAACTCCAGCCGCCGTCGGCTACGCCCAAGGATCTGGAATCCCCTTCGGCCAAGGACTGGTCAAAAACGCATATGTTGGGCGAACATTTATTCAACCTTCGCAGACGATCCGGCAATTGGGTATTCGGTTAAAACTCAACCCACTTCGCGAAGTTATTGCTGGTAAGCGTCTAGTTGTTGTGGATGACTCAATTGTTCGCGGTAATACGCAACGAGCACTTATTCGAATGCTCCGTGAAGCTGGGGCCGCCGAAGTCCATGTACGAATCGCTTCTCCACCTGTGAAATGGCCATGTTTTTATGGCATTGACTTTGCTAGCCCAGGTGAATTGCTTGCCAACTGTGTTGAAGGCGATGACGAAGAAGCAATCGTTCAGGCAGTGGGAACAGCCATTGGTGCAGACTCCCTCGGTTTTGTGTCTGTGGACAATATGGTCGAAGCAACCCGGCAAAAACGAAATGAACTCTGCTGTGCATGCTTTGATGGTAAATATCCTCTTGGCCTGCCAAAAGGAAACCATAACGCTGACCTAGTCCGCACCATGCAGAATACGATGTAG